A portion of the Sphaerochaeta pleomorpha str. Grapes genome contains these proteins:
- a CDS encoding class I fructose-bisphosphate aldolase — MQSGLELRKHAVFAKRDGNAMIVAMDHGSIAGPLDGLISPSSLVRTCVKANVDGILATKGFLDASVSEWDRSTSLVLRLTGGFTVLGGGFEEELIVEAETALACGASCAAITIKFGHEREGKFIRQASLAIDQCHRLGLLVMVEALACGKIKGKTFPANDGEAIRMVARMGAELGADCIKTHYTGNKESFASVVEGCPVPILILGGEKGRPLQFVFQDIYDSLQAGGRGIAMGRNIWQQKDLPGMLSCVNGLVHEKWSVSEALQRMGENP, encoded by the coding sequence ATGCAGTCAGGATTGGAATTACGCAAACATGCAGTTTTTGCAAAACGTGATGGCAATGCAATGATAGTTGCCATGGACCATGGGTCCATCGCCGGGCCCCTGGATGGTTTGATTTCCCCTTCGTCTTTGGTAAGAACTTGTGTCAAGGCCAACGTGGACGGTATTTTAGCCACAAAAGGGTTCTTGGATGCATCAGTTAGTGAGTGGGATCGATCCACCTCCTTGGTTTTGCGACTAACTGGCGGTTTTACGGTATTGGGGGGAGGTTTTGAGGAAGAACTGATCGTCGAGGCAGAAACAGCTCTAGCCTGCGGAGCCTCCTGTGCTGCAATTACCATAAAATTCGGGCACGAGCGGGAAGGAAAATTTATTAGACAAGCTTCCCTTGCAATTGACCAATGCCATAGGCTCGGGCTGTTGGTAATGGTTGAAGCTTTGGCCTGTGGAAAGATAAAAGGAAAAACATTTCCTGCAAACGACGGGGAAGCCATCAGGATGGTAGCTCGCATGGGAGCAGAACTTGGAGCAGATTGCATCAAAACCCATTACACGGGTAACAAGGAGTCCTTTGCTTCCGTTGTAGAAGGTTGTCCTGTACCTATTTTGATCTTGGGTGGTGAGAAAGGCCGTCCCCTGCAATTTGTTTTTCAGGATATCTATGATTCGTTACAAGCGGGTGGAAGAGGTATAGCTATGGGTAGGAATATTTGGCAGCAAAAGGATTTGCCGGGGATGCTCTCCTGTGTAAACGGTTTGGTACATGAAAAATGGAGTGTATCAGAAGCATTACAACGGATGGGGGAAAACCCATGA
- a CDS encoding BMP family ABC transporter substrate-binding protein, with protein sequence MKRLQSNMLILLLALVCIVSVPLFSAGNAEVKQGKANSLSLLVYIPGVVAGSPPYSSMAEGANEFAATHENVSVKIYEAGFNQAEWEEQLTSLVATGQYDLVLTTNPSLPEICANVAKKFPNQKFVITDAQLAGNEQIRTYLYNQYEQSFFLGYLAGLVTTSSMPYANSNLKIGFLAAQEYPLLNKQMVPGFLDGARLVNPNISLDFRVIGNWYDANKAAELVSSMIEAKVDVFATISGGADQGLFKVAKEQGAYIVFHNTNAYAAAPGLVVGCGSMEQKKLTKEILEEALLGTIAYGKASVVGVKEGYLGFISDDPAYTENLPPEIRAKFDTFMADFKAGKIAFTVPSL encoded by the coding sequence ATGAAAAGATTACAAAGTAACATGTTGATTCTCCTGTTAGCCTTGGTTTGTATAGTGAGCGTTCCGCTTTTTTCAGCCGGTAACGCCGAAGTGAAACAAGGAAAGGCCAATTCTCTTTCTCTGTTGGTATATATTCCGGGCGTGGTTGCCGGAAGCCCTCCATACAGTTCGATGGCTGAAGGTGCGAACGAATTTGCCGCAACCCATGAGAATGTCAGCGTAAAGATTTATGAGGCTGGTTTTAACCAGGCAGAATGGGAGGAGCAACTCACTTCTTTGGTTGCGACAGGCCAGTATGACCTGGTTTTGACTACCAATCCCTCGCTTCCTGAAATCTGCGCCAATGTTGCGAAAAAATTCCCCAATCAGAAATTTGTCATAACGGATGCCCAATTGGCCGGAAACGAACAAATCAGAACCTATCTCTATAACCAATATGAACAATCCTTTTTCCTGGGGTATCTTGCGGGGCTTGTTACCACCAGTTCGATGCCCTATGCGAACAGCAATCTCAAAATTGGGTTTCTTGCTGCGCAGGAGTATCCCCTGTTGAATAAACAGATGGTTCCCGGTTTCTTGGATGGTGCGCGCTTGGTAAATCCCAATATTTCCCTTGATTTCAGGGTGATAGGGAACTGGTATGATGCAAACAAAGCAGCTGAATTGGTGTCCAGCATGATTGAGGCCAAGGTAGACGTATTCGCCACAATCTCAGGCGGCGCAGACCAAGGTTTGTTCAAGGTTGCCAAAGAGCAAGGTGCCTATATTGTATTCCATAATACAAATGCCTATGCTGCGGCTCCTGGATTGGTTGTTGGCTGTGGTTCAATGGAACAAAAGAAGCTTACGAAGGAAATACTCGAAGAAGCCTTGCTTGGTACCATTGCCTATGGAAAAGCCAGCGTAGTTGGGGTAAAAGAAGGGTACCTTGGGTTTATCAGTGACGACCCTGCCTACACAGAGAACCTTCCCCCTGAGATAAGGGCCAAGTTTGATACTTTCATGGCTGACTTCAAGGCAGGGAAGATTGCCTTTACTGTGCCTTCTCTCTAA
- a CDS encoding ABC transporter ATP-binding protein gives MDLAFEMCDISKTYPESNLQANNSVSLSLRKGEILCLAGENGAGKTTLMKILYGMEKPDFGTIKIWGQEEKINSPLVANRLKIGMVHQHFMLVEEFTVAQNVVMGVEPRKHGICFDIKKANQQVEKAIGEHHFSLESDALVKDLTVGQKQQVEILKMLYRDIDILILDEPTAILAEQEIESLFKTLKGFAAKGKSIILITHKLQEVKRISDRVAVMRQGTLVGIYQTKKIDEQTLSHHMMGKDIEIHRFRCAPKQDCHPILSFDSVTVLRPSQEKPLLDSISFTAYSNEILGFVGVGKNELGVLEAVLGGRIAVSQGNIYHLGEPVTNLSTRKLREKGLSYVPADRLKVGSSLSSSVKENLIVNHVDDYACYQFLNQNRIQLDAKRLMDDYSVAGTPSSTLSFLSGGNIQKVILAREIGQKHDYLVLSEPTWGLDVASSQYVYEKITALCDSGSAILLLSTNLDEILSLANRVIVLHQGSIAATLNQSEVLRITKAELGQYMLGIKRQVPNGD, from the coding sequence ATGGATCTTGCCTTTGAAATGTGTGACATTTCCAAAACGTATCCAGAGAGCAATCTGCAAGCGAATAATTCTGTGAGCCTTTCACTTCGCAAGGGTGAGATTCTATGTCTCGCCGGTGAGAATGGGGCAGGGAAGACAACCTTGATGAAAATTCTCTATGGTATGGAAAAACCTGATTTTGGGACTATAAAGATCTGGGGGCAGGAGGAAAAAATCAATTCTCCTCTTGTCGCCAATAGGTTGAAAATAGGAATGGTGCACCAGCATTTCATGCTTGTTGAAGAATTTACCGTTGCCCAGAATGTGGTAATGGGAGTTGAGCCACGTAAACATGGGATATGCTTTGATATAAAAAAGGCAAATCAGCAAGTAGAAAAAGCCATAGGTGAACATCATTTTTCACTTGAAAGCGATGCATTGGTGAAAGACCTCACCGTGGGGCAGAAGCAACAGGTTGAAATTCTGAAGATGCTCTATCGCGATATTGATATCCTTATCCTTGATGAACCAACTGCAATTCTGGCTGAACAGGAAATCGAGTCCCTGTTCAAGACGCTGAAGGGGTTTGCTGCAAAAGGTAAATCCATAATCCTCATCACCCATAAATTACAGGAAGTAAAGCGAATTTCCGATCGGGTAGCGGTTATGCGCCAAGGTACTCTGGTAGGTATCTACCAGACAAAAAAAATCGATGAGCAGACGCTTTCGCACCATATGATGGGCAAAGATATTGAGATACACCGGTTTCGCTGTGCTCCAAAGCAGGATTGCCACCCAATCCTCTCTTTTGATTCGGTTACCGTGTTACGGCCTTCCCAAGAAAAACCCTTGCTTGATTCTATCAGTTTTACTGCATATTCGAATGAAATCCTTGGTTTCGTAGGCGTAGGAAAGAATGAATTGGGTGTCCTTGAAGCTGTGCTCGGGGGCAGGATCGCGGTTTCCCAAGGGAATATTTATCATCTGGGGGAACCTGTTACTAACCTTTCAACGCGGAAATTGAGGGAAAAAGGACTATCCTATGTACCAGCCGATCGTCTGAAGGTTGGCAGTTCTCTTTCCTCGTCAGTGAAGGAGAATCTTATCGTAAACCATGTCGATGACTATGCCTGTTACCAATTCTTGAACCAAAACAGAATCCAGCTCGATGCAAAACGCCTTATGGATGATTATTCTGTAGCAGGGACTCCCTCGAGTACGTTGTCTTTTTTGTCAGGCGGAAATATACAGAAGGTGATATTGGCTAGGGAAATCGGACAAAAACATGATTATCTGGTGCTTTCCGAACCAACTTGGGGATTGGATGTAGCAAGCAGCCAATATGTGTATGAGAAAATTACGGCTTTGTGTGACTCCGGTTCTGCAATTTTACTTCTTTCTACAAATCTTGATGAAATATTATCCTTGGCAAACCGTGTCATTGTCTTGCATCAGGGTTCTATCGCTGCAACCTTAAACCAGAGTGAGGTATTGAGAATTACCAAGGCTGAACTTGGTCAATATATGTTGGGAATAAAACGGCAGGTACCCAATGGAGACTAA
- a CDS encoding ABC transporter permease, producing METKLQKKILRYLEESLGMTLIIAISLSLAVVLSFYLSKTPGITLWYFFLGPVQNTYYLGNMINGAIPLVFGGLGVSLAMKGGTFNLGGEGQIYAGGFIATICAIYLEPLGIFGALLALLTGSLVAGLLSGLSGYFRMRWETSELITSFLLSNAVILVINYFVGGPFMDRSTNLITTEKIPVAFRLPAILQPSNLSAALYFAILAVLFVHIYLYKTKSGYALRMCGDNRVFAQYGGIETKRYAILPMFFSGVFYGLGGGIAIFGTYFSCIKEFSAGMGWNGLAVALIAKFKPSLILPAALFFSYVESGARSAMIYSDVTFELASVVQATVFFLVSSEVLQQLFIKKGGK from the coding sequence ATGGAGACTAAACTACAAAAAAAAATCCTGCGATATCTCGAAGAATCACTGGGTATGACCCTGATTATTGCCATTTCCCTCTCTCTTGCTGTGGTACTCTCTTTTTATTTGAGCAAGACCCCTGGCATTACCTTGTGGTATTTCTTTTTGGGCCCTGTACAGAACACCTATTATTTGGGAAATATGATCAATGGTGCCATTCCTTTGGTATTCGGTGGCCTTGGAGTGTCCCTCGCTATGAAGGGAGGAACCTTCAACCTAGGTGGTGAAGGGCAAATCTATGCAGGGGGGTTTATAGCTACAATCTGCGCAATCTATCTGGAACCTTTGGGCATTTTCGGGGCATTGCTTGCCTTGCTGACTGGTTCTTTGGTAGCCGGTTTGCTCAGCGGACTCTCCGGCTATTTCCGTATGCGATGGGAAACCAGCGAGCTGATAACTTCTTTTTTACTATCCAATGCAGTTATTTTGGTAATCAACTATTTTGTCGGTGGTCCCTTCATGGACCGCTCCACGAATCTTATTACAACGGAAAAGATACCTGTTGCCTTCAGATTGCCTGCAATCCTGCAACCCTCGAATCTGAGTGCAGCGCTGTACTTTGCGATACTCGCCGTGCTTTTTGTGCATATATATCTGTATAAAACGAAAAGCGGGTATGCCTTGCGCATGTGTGGGGATAATAGGGTATTTGCCCAATATGGGGGCATTGAAACAAAACGCTATGCAATTTTGCCCATGTTTTTCAGCGGTGTCTTCTATGGGCTTGGCGGAGGAATTGCTATTTTCGGTACCTATTTTTCCTGCATCAAAGAGTTTTCTGCCGGTATGGGATGGAATGGCCTTGCCGTTGCCTTGATTGCTAAGTTTAAGCCTTCGCTCATTCTCCCTGCAGCCTTGTTTTTCTCCTATGTGGAGTCAGGGGCAAGAAGTGCCATGATTTATTCTGATGTAACGTTCGAGCTAGCGTCTGTAGTGCAGGCAACTGTTTTCTTTTTGGTTTCCAGTGAAGTTCTCCAGCAGTTGTTCATAAAAAAAGGAGGCAAGTAA
- a CDS encoding ABC transporter permease, whose translation MQIGVSIIHSSVIIMTPLLLAALGGLFTELTGMLNIALEGLLLFGAFFGILGTYYTSSIFLGVCCGIVGSMVLSALLATITLNLKANVFITGLAANLFASGVTVVLAFKLFKNKGVLVFDTIPSLPVYSIPLIKDIPVLGSLFSGYSAFVYISWLLLLIGYLVLEKTVFGFRLRATGLNAQALASLGLRENRYRFIAFLISGFTCGIGGAMLTLNLGAFVPNITAGKGWIALVVIFLGNKKPVGLLVASLVFGLSDAFSNYAQGAFNIPSDFILAIPYVVTLVAMLGYSVFEKKKNTI comes from the coding sequence ATGCAGATTGGAGTCTCAATAATCCATAGCTCAGTCATTATAATGACCCCTCTCTTGCTTGCTGCCCTCGGTGGGCTTTTTACTGAATTGACCGGAATGTTGAACATTGCCCTCGAAGGACTTCTGCTTTTTGGCGCTTTCTTCGGAATACTGGGAACCTATTACACCTCAAGTATCTTTTTGGGGGTTTGCTGTGGTATTGTCGGTTCCATGGTACTTTCGGCCTTACTGGCTACCATTACCCTCAATTTGAAGGCAAATGTCTTTATAACTGGGTTGGCAGCAAATTTGTTTGCCTCCGGGGTAACGGTAGTACTTGCTTTCAAGCTATTCAAGAATAAGGGAGTCCTTGTCTTTGACACGATTCCATCGTTGCCCGTGTATTCAATTCCCCTGATCAAGGACATCCCGGTTTTGGGAAGCCTTTTCTCTGGCTACTCAGCCTTTGTCTATATAAGCTGGCTGTTGCTTCTGATCGGTTACCTGGTACTGGAGAAAACAGTATTCGGGTTCAGGTTGCGTGCAACTGGCCTTAATGCACAGGCACTTGCTTCGCTGGGGCTCAGGGAAAACAGATATCGGTTTATTGCCTTTCTTATTTCTGGGTTTACCTGTGGTATCGGCGGGGCCATGCTTACGCTCAACCTAGGGGCCTTTGTTCCCAATATTACTGCAGGGAAGGGCTGGATAGCCTTGGTAGTCATATTTTTAGGGAACAAAAAACCTGTCGGATTATTGGTTGCCTCCTTGGTTTTTGGTCTTTCCGATGCTTTTTCCAACTACGCCCAGGGAGCTTTCAATATTCCTTCCGATTTCATCCTGGCAATTCCGTATGTGGTAACCTTGGTTGCTATGCTCGGGTATTCGGTCTTTGAGAAGAAAAAGAACACTATTTGA
- a CDS encoding VOC family protein, whose protein sequence is MKQSIVHIAIVVRDYDEAIDFYVRKLGFTLLEDTYQEEQDKRWVLVAPPNSNGTALLLAKASKPQQEPFIGNQAGGRVFLFLSTDDFWRDYQSMVAKGIVFVRVPKQAEYGIVAVFQDLYGNLWDLVQFSSPS, encoded by the coding sequence ATGAAACAATCAATCGTACATATCGCCATTGTTGTTCGCGATTATGATGAGGCCATCGATTTCTATGTGCGCAAGCTGGGGTTCACGCTTCTTGAGGATACGTATCAAGAAGAGCAGGATAAGCGGTGGGTACTTGTAGCTCCGCCAAATTCAAATGGAACCGCTTTGCTTTTGGCAAAGGCCTCAAAACCACAACAAGAGCCTTTTATTGGCAATCAGGCAGGGGGAAGGGTGTTTCTGTTTCTTTCCACCGATGATTTCTGGCGCGATTACCAGTCGATGGTTGCAAAGGGAATTGTATTTGTCAGGGTTCCCAAACAAGCAGAATATGGCATCGTAGCCGTTTTTCAAGACTTGTATGGGAATCTTTGGGACTTGGTTCAGTTTTCATCACCCTCATAG
- a CDS encoding TRAP transporter permease, with protein sequence MSKISLETMNAEMQEQQNELLEKFDRESKTRKFQNPHLAQAIYWIAIGIALYHFVTSFLGYPPTHLHRSLHVAMMSFMTFFLYPANKKASRKTIPWYDIVLAFTSVGVAVYVWGDYINFINRMGSPNTVDIIMGTLLILLVLEASRRISGWPLVILSCLFLLYGLIGRYMPSIFTHRGYSWGKLVNHIFINTEGIYGTSVNVASSYIFLFILFGSVMNKSGMGKFFNDIALAFAGHSKGGPAKVAVIASGFLGSINGSAVANVVTTGAFTIPLMKKTGYSKEFAGSVEASASVGGQLLPPIMGAAAFIMAEMLGIRYSVIVISAAIPALLYYLGILVQVQLRASKNNLTGIPREELPKVKDVLKERGHLLLPILFLLYMLLFSGNTVIFSAFCTIVVTIGVSMLRKETRMSFKDILDAFEEGTRSVVSVAIACAVVGIIIGVVSLTGFGLNMANAIIQLGNANLLATLVLTMVSCMILGMGLPSIPAYLITATMAAPALIKLGIPDIAAHMFVFYFAMFANITPPVALASFAAAGISGGDPMKTGLQSVKLSLAGFIVPYMFVYNTALLLLDTTPLVAIRVTLTAIFGVCMIGIATEGYFFAKLSTLFRVISFSGALLLITKNPTQDLIGFALFVLVFIVQKAKASRLQETLQKPYEGDEN encoded by the coding sequence ATGTCCAAGATTTCACTCGAAACAATGAATGCAGAAATGCAGGAACAACAAAACGAATTGCTTGAAAAATTCGATAGGGAATCCAAGACTCGGAAATTCCAGAATCCCCATTTAGCACAAGCCATCTATTGGATAGCCATTGGCATTGCCTTGTACCATTTCGTCACATCGTTTTTAGGCTATCCCCCAACCCATCTGCATCGGTCGCTTCATGTAGCCATGATGTCTTTCATGACATTCTTTTTGTATCCGGCCAACAAGAAGGCGAGCAGAAAAACCATTCCCTGGTACGATATTGTCCTGGCTTTTACCTCTGTTGGAGTGGCAGTCTACGTATGGGGCGATTATATAAACTTTATCAACCGTATGGGTTCTCCCAATACAGTCGATATTATCATGGGAACGCTTCTCATCCTTTTGGTCCTTGAGGCTTCCAGACGGATCTCCGGGTGGCCACTGGTCATTCTAAGTTGCCTTTTCTTACTTTACGGGCTTATAGGCCGTTATATGCCTAGTATCTTCACCCATCGCGGGTACTCCTGGGGAAAACTGGTCAATCATATTTTCATCAATACCGAAGGCATCTATGGGACTTCGGTAAATGTCGCATCTTCATATATTTTCCTGTTCATTCTCTTTGGCTCTGTCATGAATAAGTCAGGCATGGGAAAATTCTTCAACGATATCGCTTTGGCCTTTGCAGGACATTCAAAAGGTGGCCCGGCAAAAGTAGCTGTCATTGCCTCAGGATTTTTAGGGAGTATCAACGGGTCGGCCGTAGCCAATGTCGTGACTACAGGCGCATTTACCATCCCTTTGATGAAAAAGACCGGATATAGCAAAGAATTTGCCGGTTCTGTCGAAGCCTCGGCTTCTGTCGGGGGGCAACTGCTTCCTCCCATTATGGGCGCTGCTGCTTTTATCATGGCTGAGATGCTCGGTATCCGCTACAGTGTCATCGTCATCAGTGCTGCCATCCCTGCCCTGCTATATTATCTGGGAATCCTGGTCCAGGTGCAGTTGCGTGCATCAAAAAACAATCTCACCGGCATTCCCCGTGAAGAACTTCCCAAAGTAAAAGATGTCCTGAAAGAACGCGGCCATCTGTTGCTCCCCATCCTTTTCTTGCTCTATATGTTGTTATTCAGCGGAAATACTGTTATATTCTCGGCCTTTTGCACCATTGTTGTCACTATTGGAGTAAGCATGCTCCGAAAAGAGACCCGTATGAGCTTCAAGGACATCCTTGATGCCTTCGAAGAGGGAACAAGGTCTGTAGTATCAGTTGCAATTGCCTGTGCTGTCGTGGGAATCATTATCGGGGTGGTAAGCCTGACAGGCTTCGGGCTGAACATGGCAAATGCCATCATCCAGCTCGGGAATGCCAATCTGCTCGCTACCTTGGTTTTGACCATGGTCAGCTGCATGATCCTGGGAATGGGCTTGCCCTCCATTCCTGCCTATCTCATTACCGCTACTATGGCTGCCCCTGCCTTGATCAAGCTGGGAATTCCCGATATCGCAGCCCATATGTTTGTTTTCTACTTCGCCATGTTTGCAAACATCACCCCACCAGTTGCCCTTGCTTCCTTTGCTGCTGCCGGTATTTCCGGTGGCGATCCCATGAAAACTGGGCTGCAATCGGTAAAGCTATCACTTGCCGGCTTCATCGTGCCCTATATGTTTGTCTACAATACAGCCTTGCTTTTACTCGACACTACGCCTTTGGTGGCAATCAGAGTCACCCTAACCGCTATTTTTGGGGTATGTATGATAGGGATAGCCACTGAAGGGTATTTCTTTGCAAAGCTTTCCACGCTATTTCGAGTTATTTCCTTTTCAGGCGCACTATTGCTTATCACGAAAAACCCTACACAGGATTTGATCGGTTTTGCTCTCTTTGTGTTGGTTTTCATAGTCCAGAAGGCAAAGGCCTCCCGGTTGCAGGAAACCCTACAGAAGCCCTATGAGGGTGATGAAAACTGA
- a CDS encoding DUF1850 domain-containing protein, translating into MKRIRITGRQYIAFLVIGFILLFFLFFSFKTEKTLTIQHQDTKTTYLEIKVQEGDSLTFYWMHSFEHIPWNEYYVLGKDNRLVLQKFEVAGFGAGIPENEGTVSVENGMVVMSDLNTVFNDIHWIHSQTALIAIMLKGTVIARGTDLPHREPLILKMKGSISLCPRFHSKQ; encoded by the coding sequence ATGAAGCGCATAAGGATCACAGGAAGGCAGTATATTGCCTTCCTTGTGATAGGTTTCATCCTTCTGTTTTTTCTCTTTTTCTCTTTCAAAACCGAAAAAACGTTGACCATCCAGCATCAGGATACCAAAACAACCTATCTTGAGATCAAAGTGCAGGAAGGCGATAGCCTAACGTTCTACTGGATGCATTCGTTTGAACATATTCCCTGGAACGAATATTATGTACTGGGAAAAGATAATCGATTGGTTTTGCAGAAATTCGAAGTTGCGGGCTTTGGGGCTGGGATTCCTGAAAACGAGGGGACTGTTTCAGTTGAGAACGGAATGGTAGTAATGAGCGATCTCAATACAGTGTTTAACGATATCCACTGGATTCATTCACAGACTGCACTCATTGCAATCATGCTCAAGGGAACTGTGATAGCCAGAGGTACTGACCTTCCCCACAGAGAACCCCTTATTTTGAAAATGAAAGGAAGTATTTCACTATGTCCAAGATTTCACTCGAAACAATGA
- a CDS encoding TAXI family TRAP transporter solute-binding subunit has protein sequence MKRKRVLISIVACMATLSLFIACGGKTTQKADDTPQGLDRSKYFITVATGPTSGLYYPIGGAFSSVFQNKLGYKSSAQATGASVENIKLILSGDAEMAIVMSDSVAQAYGGFGAFEGKEKAEDLRCLTALYPNYVQLVTTDKTGIKKFEDLKGKRVGVGAPNSGVELNARMMYEAHNMSYADSKVDYLNYGEAIAQLKNNLVDAVFVTSGIPNATVMELGTSAKIVLVPIEGEGLKNLTAKYPFFVEATIPASTYSTSSDVKTATVRNIMIVNKNMPDDVVYDLTKGIFDNIEDIQASHATAKKFISLENSHVGVGIPFHDGAIKYYKEQGIE, from the coding sequence ATGAAAAGAAAGCGAGTACTTATTAGTATTGTTGCCTGTATGGCTACGTTGTCCCTGTTCATCGCCTGTGGAGGCAAAACAACCCAAAAAGCAGATGACACTCCCCAGGGTCTGGACAGAAGCAAGTATTTCATTACAGTGGCCACCGGTCCCACCAGTGGGCTGTACTACCCCATCGGGGGAGCCTTTTCCAGTGTTTTCCAAAACAAACTTGGATATAAATCCTCGGCTCAGGCTACGGGGGCCTCGGTCGAAAATATAAAACTCATCCTTTCAGGCGATGCCGAAATGGCCATTGTCATGTCTGATTCCGTTGCCCAGGCCTACGGAGGCTTTGGAGCCTTTGAAGGAAAAGAGAAAGCAGAAGACCTTCGTTGCCTCACTGCCCTATATCCCAATTACGTCCAGCTGGTCACCACCGATAAAACGGGAATCAAGAAGTTCGAAGACCTCAAGGGAAAACGGGTGGGAGTCGGTGCCCCGAATTCCGGGGTCGAACTCAACGCCAGAATGATGTATGAAGCCCATAACATGTCCTATGCTGACAGTAAAGTAGATTATCTCAACTATGGTGAAGCCATCGCGCAATTGAAAAACAATCTGGTAGACGCTGTGTTCGTAACAAGTGGCATTCCCAATGCGACAGTCATGGAACTCGGGACTTCTGCAAAAATAGTTTTGGTGCCTATCGAAGGGGAAGGGTTGAAAAATCTTACAGCCAAATATCCGTTCTTCGTAGAGGCTACCATCCCAGCTTCCACCTACAGCACCTCTTCCGATGTGAAAACAGCTACGGTCAGAAACATCATGATTGTAAATAAAAACATGCCTGATGATGTAGTGTACGACCTAACCAAGGGAATCTTTGACAACATTGAGGATATCCAGGCTTCCCATGCTACGGCTAAAAAATTTATATCCTTGGAAAATTCACATGTCGGTGTGGGCATTCCTTTCCATGACGGGGCGATCAAGTATTATAAAGAACAGGGTATCGAATAA
- a CDS encoding prenyltransferase has product MNTKQFCNIVEIRTKSISMVTFLCGSIYAYFATGLWSWKIGLLMALSVLFVDMGTTGFNTYFDFLNGTDRAKTNKEKDKVLVHEGIEPISALLVSLGLFMLSGVLGLFLAYYTSWKLLVVGFVCMVVGFTYTGGPFPISRTPFGEVFAGGFLGSVLFMLSYYVQTKSIDRQVFLVSMPFLFLVALILTINNTCDFASDKNSGRKTLSIVLGKKKSLWLPYLEFGIAFLLATILLVKGIYPLWVLPFLFIAFMLSLREMKMLYARGFSPETKSVSMASIAKLYVLFGLAFFFGHLVSLVTG; this is encoded by the coding sequence ATGAATACGAAACAATTCTGTAATATTGTAGAAATCCGAACAAAATCCATAAGTATGGTTACCTTTTTATGTGGAAGCATCTATGCCTACTTTGCAACCGGTTTATGGTCGTGGAAAATCGGTTTGCTTATGGCTCTGTCTGTTCTTTTTGTTGACATGGGAACTACCGGGTTCAATACCTATTTTGATTTTTTGAATGGCACCGACCGGGCAAAGACCAACAAGGAGAAGGACAAGGTCTTGGTCCATGAAGGGATCGAGCCGATTTCGGCATTGCTTGTTTCTTTGGGGCTCTTTATGCTTTCAGGTGTGTTGGGTCTATTTCTTGCCTATTATACTTCCTGGAAATTACTGGTGGTAGGGTTTGTCTGCATGGTTGTGGGATTTACGTATACCGGGGGGCCGTTCCCTATCTCGAGAACGCCTTTCGGAGAAGTCTTTGCCGGAGGGTTCCTTGGCTCCGTCCTGTTTATGCTCTCGTATTACGTACAAACAAAAAGCATCGATAGGCAGGTGTTTCTCGTATCGATGCCTTTTCTGTTTCTGGTAGCGCTTATCCTTACAATCAATAACACGTGCGACTTTGCAAGCGACAAGAACTCCGGAAGAAAGACCTTATCCATTGTTTTGGGTAAAAAGAAGTCTTTATGGTTGCCCTACTTGGAATTTGGCATTGCGTTCCTGCTTGCAACGATTTTATTAGTAAAAGGGATATACCCGCTATGGGTGTTACCATTCCTTTTCATTGCATTTATGCTTAGCTTGCGGGAAATGAAAATGCTGTATGCCCGAGGATTTTCCCCTGAAACTAAAAGTGTCTCAATGGCAAGCATAGCAAAACTCTATGTACTATTCGGCTTGGCTTTCTTTTTCGGGCATCTGGTCTCACTGGTTACAGGGTAA